The following are encoded together in the Acidobacteriota bacterium genome:
- a CDS encoding DUF1501 domain-containing protein produces the protein MKPQTDMQTLLSRRRFLKRSSTGLGAAAVATLFRDDLLAMGAGAPAEAVGGLPGLPHFAPKAKRVIYLFQGGAPSQHELWDYKPKLADLYGTDLPDSVRQGQRLTPMTASQAGFPIVPSKFKFARHGESGAWISELMPHTAKVADELCFIKTMHTEAINHDPGMTFLQTGNPLAGRPSVGAWLSYGLGSMNQDLPTFVVMVSSRGGNQVYDRLWGNGFLPSEYQGVKFLSTGDPVLYLSNPAGVDRSARRRFLDALGKLNRQDQEEFGDPETATRISQYEMAYRMQASVPELTDLSDEPESTFERYGPDSRTPGTFAANCLLARRLAERDVRFVEVFHRGWDMHTQLPRRIETQAKDVDQPQAALIQDLKERGMLDDTLVVWGGEFGRTVFCQGRLTEETYGRDHHPRAFTIWMAGGGSKAGTTYGETDDFAFNIVKDPVHIHDLHATMLHLLGIDHTRLTYPYQGRNFRLTDVHGKIVDGVVA, from the coding sequence ATGAAACCGCAAACCGACATGCAGACGCTGCTCTCTCGCCGGCGGTTTCTCAAGCGATCGAGCACCGGGCTCGGTGCGGCCGCGGTCGCGACGCTGTTCCGCGACGACCTGCTCGCGATGGGGGCCGGCGCCCCCGCCGAGGCGGTCGGCGGGCTGCCGGGGTTGCCCCACTTCGCGCCCAAGGCCAAGCGCGTCATCTACCTGTTCCAGGGCGGCGCGCCGTCGCAGCACGAGCTGTGGGACTACAAGCCGAAGCTGGCCGATCTGTACGGCACGGACCTGCCCGATTCGGTGCGGCAGGGCCAGCGCCTGACGCCGATGACGGCGTCGCAGGCGGGCTTCCCCATCGTCCCGTCCAAGTTCAAGTTCGCCCGGCACGGCGAGTCGGGGGCGTGGATCAGCGAGCTGATGCCGCATACCGCCAAGGTGGCCGATGAGCTCTGCTTCATCAAGACGATGCACACCGAGGCGATCAACCACGACCCGGGCATGACCTTCCTGCAGACCGGCAACCCGTTGGCGGGCCGGCCCAGCGTCGGCGCGTGGCTGTCGTACGGCCTCGGCAGCATGAACCAGGACCTGCCCACCTTCGTCGTCATGGTCTCGAGCCGCGGCGGCAACCAGGTGTACGACCGGCTGTGGGGCAACGGGTTCCTGCCCTCCGAGTACCAGGGGGTCAAGTTCCTCTCCACCGGCGATCCGGTCCTGTACCTGTCGAATCCCGCGGGCGTCGACCGCAGTGCGCGGCGCCGCTTCCTCGACGCACTGGGCAAGCTCAACCGGCAGGACCAGGAGGAGTTCGGCGATCCGGAGACGGCCACGCGCATCTCCCAGTACGAGATGGCCTACCGCATGCAGGCCTCCGTGCCGGAGCTGACCGACCTCTCGGACGAGCCGGAGTCGACCTTCGAACGCTACGGGCCCGACTCGAGGACGCCGGGGACCTTCGCGGCCAACTGCCTGCTCGCCCGGCGCTTGGCGGAGCGCGACGTGCGCTTCGTCGAGGTCTTCCACCGGGGTTGGGACATGCACACCCAGCTCCCGCGGCGGATCGAGACCCAGGCCAAGGACGTCGACCAGCCGCAGGCGGCGCTGATCCAGGACCTGAAGGAGCGCGGGATGCTGGACGACACGCTGGTCGTCTGGGGCGGCGAGTTCGGGCGCACCGTCTTCTGCCAGGGCCGCCTCACCGAGGAGACCTACGGCCGCGACCACCATCCGCGCGCGTTCACCATCTGGATGGCGGGCGGCGGGTCCAAGGCGGGCACGACCTACGGCGAGACCGACGACTTCGCCTTCAACATCGTCAAGGACCCGGTGCACATCCACGATCTGCACGCCACGATGCTGCACCTGCTCGGCATCGACCACACGCGGCTGACCTACCCGTACCAGGGCCGGAACTTCCGGCTGACGGACGTCCACGGGAAGATCGTCGACGGCGTCGTGGCGTAG